The Cryptomeria japonica chromosome 6, Sugi_1.0, whole genome shotgun sequence genomic interval AGGGATGATGATGAGGTTGCATTTGTGGCGGTTATGTGCATTTTTGGGTGATGATATGTGTCGAATGGCGTGTGGTTTGGATTGAGTGGGTGGTCCGATTCTTGAGGGGGGTGGTGGTTAGGACTTgaagattattgggaggattgCTTGTTTTGAGGCACATTTATTTCTGGCACTGGACTGCTTTGGTTTTGTTATCTATTGGGTTGCTGGAATTCAGGATTTGAGCAATGGAGAAGCGCAGAGGAGCTGGAATATGAGGTGCATATCTTTGCCCGGGGATAGAGTAGTATTTGTTTGGTGATGAAAATGGGAGGTGTTATTAATTTGACTTGTGAATGTGTTAGTTGTGGTGGTTCTGTTTTTGTTGCGTTGTGGGTGTGAATACATGGATGATTTTGGTTGCAAGTATTGACTTTCATTTAATGGTTTAGTTTGAGCTGGGCCTGTTTTTTTAATGCTTGTGGgtgtcattgcatggacctgacaTGGATTGACCTACTTCTACTTTTGTTATTAAGTTGTCCTGTTCTGTTCTGGACTTGGAGTTTGGAGATGGATTTGTGAATGGGGCACACAGTTTCTGGTGCACGTTGTGTTTGAGAATCTGATATGGAGGATCAAGTAATGGGGGACATTGAAAAGATTGAGGTTGCTACAAGAGCTGGTATTGATAGCACCCATAGAGTGTTGAGTATTTTGTTGCAGCAGGACCAGTGGAATAGCAATAATGCTAGTGCTATGGCTAATTTGTGTATGGCTGCGGAGGATGCCATTGCAACTTTTCAGAGAGTGGTGTCCTTACTGGGTCCTCAGACTAGGAAAGGTCATGCGAGAATCAGAAAGGGTCCTATCCAATCCCCTGGTAATTGTGCTAAAGCATTTATGGAAGCACCCAATTTGTTACATCTGGACGGTTTCGGTCCATATATTTCTTCTGCGTCAGTCTGCCCATCACCACCACAATTGGGTCAGGTCAGACAGTTCATTCCTAGTCATAATGCCTCTACGGTTTTTTCAATGAATGCTCTTCACCATCATCAACAGCAACTATTTCAGCAGCAGCTCAACTTACAGACAGAGCTCATGTTGAAGAACAATTCATATATGAAGTTTGGGAACTCCATCAGCTGCACACCCACATTTTCCTCTACAAAATCATTCATGTCATCTCTCAGCATGGATGGGAGCGTGGCCAATGACAAGCCATTGCTGCCATTTCATCATCAGTTGATGCAAACCAGTCAGGAAGACACTCTCCTTTCATCTTCCAAGAGAAAATGTTCTGGAAAAGGTGATGAATCAGGTGGTGGCAAATGTAGGAGCTCTGGAAGGTGTCATTGCTCAAAACGAAGGCCAGTTCCTACATTCCATATCCTTCAGCTTTGGAACTTCTTCACATTGTTCATACacgtttcttttctttattttctgtgtTCCAGAAagtaaagttttttttttcattagAGAGTTAAGATTCCAAATCACATGGGTGCTAGGCTGGTAGTAGGAGGTGTTCAGAAAGCACAAGTTATATTTCTTTAAAGCTTCATTCATAATTTTAATATTTGGTGATTTGGTACTTTTCTATACAGGAAGCTGAGAGTCAAAAGATCCATTAGAGTCCCAGCCATTAGTAGCAAACTGGCAGATATTCCTCCCGATGATTATTCATGGAGGAAATACGGACAAAAACCCATCAAGGGCTCTCCTCATCCAAGGTACTGAATGAAGTGCACTTACTTTTACTGGAAAAGCAAAACTAATCTCTGCATAAGTATTACTTTAAATACTTTCAGGCCATTCCTGCTGTTCTGCTGCTGAGTACTGTGCATATACTGTCATGCTTTtcccttttctctttttcttttgttaAAGAAATATACCCTGAGGGCTGCATTGCACTGCATAGAACGTACATCCTTTGTCAGAGATGTCAGGTTTGAGGGGCATCATTCTGCATAATTTGATTGATACGGTCACCGAGAATCAACCTATCTTTACATGTCATTCGGGTTAAATGCACATTACTTAATAGGGATATAACAACTATCAAGCTTACAAGTTAACTGACATCCTCCTAATCTCTTTGATCTTTTTCCCTTTGCTGGTTAGCTACCATGCAGAGCAGTACATCACCTGCTTACAGTTGTTAGTTAGTTGCAATGCAGATTGCAGAGTGGTACTCATTCATCTTTTTAAATTTGTTGGTTATCTACAATGCAGATTGGTTTTACCCTTCTAGGCACCCGTGGTGAATGTGAAGTATGTTTAGttgttttttaaaaattggatatgcTTTTAGTTGTTGTCTTTATTTCACTGACTCAGTAGTGCAAAGTACGGTTTGGGTGGTGAATTTAGTAGACCGAGTACAGTTTAGGTAGCAGAATTCAGTAGCTGAACTATGTTTAAGTACCTAATGGTTTTTAGTATACCTTTTCTCTGTTTTTCCATTGACTAATTTGAATTTACAGAAGAACAGTAATAGCCTATAAAACCCAAGGCTGTAAGTAGCCTGTTAACATCCTTGGTTGGACACAACGAAATCGCTTGCTTATTTCCTAGTTGGATCACCCTGGATTGCCTGGTTTATAAGAGCAAAACTCCTGTTGAAATAATCATGGATAACATTTCAATCCCAAGAAGCTGAACTTCGTTGAAATCAAAATATTAATCACTGTTGGTTTTGATTAAATTCAAACACATTTCTAACATGTTTTCAATTGGGCACTGCACCTAGGAAGGTTTGTGATTTTTGTGGCCTTGCTTATCATAAAGTCAGTCCCCAACTTTTACGAGCCACGGATCCATCATTTTCTGCTTCCTCTTTCACATCCTTTGTTATGCAGTTTCCCTCACCCCATAAATTTCCACACTTGCATATACTATGGACTATAATTTGAGTCTATTGGGTGAACTTAAAACCATACAAAGATGTCAAATTGATTGCATGCTAGTGCTAAAcacatgatattttttataaactgCCATTCGAAATTTTAAAAGCATTGTTGTGTGTGCATATTGTTTTAGTGATTCTCTGTAATCATAATTAGCTGTATTGCATCTGCTCTACTATTTTAGTGGAACTTTTATAAGATGTTGGGACTCCACCTTGCCAGTTTGAGCAATTTAGACCTTGAAAATTAATGAATGGATTTTGTGCAGGGGTTATTATAAATGTAGCAGTGTGAGAGGTTGTCCTGCTAGGAAGCATGTGGAGCGTTGTTTGGAAGATCCCTCAATGTTGATTGTGACATACGAAGGAGAGCACAATCACTCCAGGAAACTATCTGGGAGCCCAAATCTTGTGATGCATACCTAAGGTTTCGCTGTCACTGTTGCTATTTAATGGCAAAAGATGCCTTCCAGATAATCGATTTATAACTTCCATTATACATTAGTCACATTTCATCTGGCATTGGCATTCACCAATCAGGAATCCTTGAGGCAATATTTATATTTCTACACTCACTGGAAGTGGTCATGCTTAATTCCTTTTTCATGGTTTCATCTAGAGGGCTAATGGCATTTTTGCACCATGTATTTTCTTACTCTGGCATTCAGAATATCCAAGATTAAAAGAACTAGTTAGCTTTGCTGCACAAGAGTCAAATCTTATGCGGACCCTGCAATGAGCCAcgcttggaagaagatgaaatatggcATACATTGTTCATATACTAAAAACACGTTGGCTTTCTTCTCTGCTGATTTTGGTGGTTGTAAATTATTGCAAAGTTATAGCTTATTTGTGTTTCACTATTTTCTGATTACTTGACCTTAATTAAGCCTTCTACCAATGGATGTACCTAAGCTGACAGATTATATGGGTTGGTTTTCTGTATCAGGTGCTCTTCTGTTCTAAAAATGTCTTATTATCGATAATTTGGAATTTAAACTTTCATGTGAAGATGGGGATGAAATTGGCTGTAAACTTGAAGACAGCTGGTTTTGCCCCTTATAAGCTGCTTTTATTTTCACACAAGGTGTTTCAGATTTCTGACCATGTAATTGAACTCTGCTATATACTGTTGAAATATAATCTAGCAAGCCATGATCTGAGATTATCAAAATTTCTCTTAGTTTTTATATCATTCttttttagtttatgcattttccAACTGGAGTGTAATGCATACCTTTGGTTTAAAACAAATACATCTGACTATTTCAGGCCGAAATCCCGAGGAATTTAAAGAGATTTGGAAAAATATCTCGAATTAAAAAATATTCCAGATTTGTATTAAAACTTCCAAGTTCCAACATTTCAATCATTGTTTGCTTCCTTACAAAGTTCTGAGGATTTAGAGATTGGGATCTAGAGGAAAGGCATTCCATGAGGTCAAGAATGCCAGATCCCTTCACAGTTAAGATGATGAATTCTTTATGTAACGGAAGCATTGGAAAAACTTGCATAGAAACCTCAGCCAAGGAAGCATCATGAATCTTAACGAGGCTTGTAATTTTCGTCAAAAAAATAAATCGTGTTGAAGGAAGAGGAACTGATTACCCAGCAGCAAATGGGAGGTTCTAGATTCAACTCTTAGTTGGTTTGTTAAaagtttaacatggtatcagagttttaGTCAGTAGGGCCATGACAATATAGGTTTTAGTCAGTAGAGCCATGACAAGCTAGGATCTCCAAGCACTTGCAGAATGGCTCAAGGGTGTTTGGGGGGTTTTTGGAAAATGAGTCACATCTGAATTGAAGATGGATCCTTTAGAAGCTTagaatggtatcagagctcaggccaAGCTAGGAGCTCTAGGATCATTTAGAACCTGCAGTGTTGACAAGCTAGGACTTAGCATTGTATCAGAGCTCAGGCCAAGCTAGGATCATAGGATCATTTAGAACCTGCAGTGTTGACAAGCTAGGATCTCCAAGCACTCGCAGAATGGCTCAAGGGGGTTTGGAGGTTTTTGAAAAACGAGTCACATCTGAATTGAAGATGGATCCCTCATCAAGAGGGTGAGTAGCTTAGCAGCAAAGGGGAGGCCCTAGAATCCTAGTTAATCCTTGTGAAGCTTAGCATGGTATCAGAGCAGCTTAGCAGCAAAGGGGAGGCCCTAGAGTCCTAGCTAATCCTTGAGAAGCTtagcatggtatcagagctcagaccAAGCTAGGATCATTTAGAACCTGCAGTGTGGTTCAAGGAGTGTCGGAAGATAATGAGATACACCTAAACGGAGGGATTAGTCACCAAGAGGGTCAGTAGGGTCAGTAGCTCAATAGTAGAGCACCCTAGCAGCAAATGGGAGGTCTTAAATTTGATTCCTAGCTGATCCATAAAATAGTTATAAAatagttttgattaattaaaaacaggtttttgaaaggaactcggaaccttgttacaaagcaagagaaagataaagcataaaagaggcagAAAACAACAGTGCTTGATCACCCACACATAGAACAGTtcacaaccaaaacaaaaagggaacacaagacaaaggaagcaacaTTAGACagccaaaggaaagcacaaagacaacacaaggacagctaaatgtttctcataagttcttcagcatgaaccaccatctgcttcatatttgttcgcataatttttcatttcttccacaactctttttcctttttccttgatatcaacctgtttccgagtgttggcccttgttcttttttcgtgacccttcttctccatctgatcCTTATCACCTTCTTTgcctttaatctattcaaatttGTTAATCAGGATGTTAATATGGTCAACAatggccttaaggatctggaagttttgctCGGCAATCCTCACAAtaagctccatcctatccactTTGTTGACCAGATTGTTCAGGTTAGTATCCAGACCCTTAGCATCTCTGTTCccttccagctccttcaccttTTTTTCCGTTTCCAGAATTTTACTAATGGGTTCTCAATAGTTATAAAATAGTTAAAATGGACTACTCTTCTCAAAGTTTTCTATGTTGAAGACGTTCACACAAACTAAACTGAACTGAATTAGCTAGGCTCATTAGAAACTTGATTCTCTTTTATCCCTAAAATCTCAAACTAACCAGCAGCGATACCAAGAGATTAGTTTGAGGGATGTTGCAAAATTGAGTACAAATTATAAATTTGAGCAAATATTTAGAAAAATCAACCATAATCAAATAAACCACTAAGCACATGCAATTTTGTCAGTCAAATAAATCCTAAACTAACCAATAGGGATACCAAGAGATTAGTTTGAGAGATGTTGCAAAATTGAGTACAAATTATAAGTTTGAGCAAATATTTAGAAAAATCAACCATAATCAAATAAACCACTAAGCACATGCAATTTTGTCAGTCAAATAAATCCTAAACTAACCAATAGTGATACCAAGAGATTAGTTTGAGAGATGTTGCAAAATTGAGTACAAATTATAAGTTTGAGCAAATATTTAGAAAAATCAACCATAATCAAATAAACCACTAAGCACATGCAATTTTGTCAGTCAAATAAATGTGACTATTCTTGTTATTGCTTTTGGATTAGATTATGTGTTTGTTTACACAATGTTTTGGATGCATATTGTGACCCCTCATTAGGATGATGAGCGATGAATAGCTCATGGAACAaacacacaatctaatctagaataAGTAACAAGaactattatggattgtggaaaattaATTCTATTAATTGAATCAATGATGTCGCTAACCAGCCTCTACACTGTTGTATTGGtataaaaaaattatgtaatttttttgaaatggtACTTTTTGTTCTAAGCTAGAGCAAAATTCCTCATTCAATTTGAGGAAATAGGAGAAATGGATTCTCTCGTGGGGAGGAAGTtttcttgaattttatttttatcacATTATTTTGGAAAGAAATGATATAGTAGTAGAAATGGTTTTTTAATTCTTCTCTATTAATCTATCATATTATTGTGTATCATATAATCTGGGAGTGGAAGAATGGGTGTGTTGATTAAAGGAATAGTTTCCATGTTGATTATAGAAATAGTTCAATAAGTTTAATGTATTTAGTGTTTTGTTGCTAAGAGATGAGACTTTTTGGCCAACATTCACTTTTATATTGAATTAGTTTTGCACTTgatataattttttgtttttgttttgatgatAGATCGTAATCTAAAATGTTCatacaaaaaatttaaatattgGGTGCCAGTCTTTATGGATTTGATTTTTACCATTTTTTAACATCAAATTTTTGGATCATGTTCTATAATCCATCTTTAAGATGAAatagctagaaaagagaatggTGATATAGTAGCAAACCAATTTGACTAAATAGATGAAGGGAAGGGTGATCATCTAAACATTTTTTTAAGAAAGATAGATTTGCTAACTTATTGTAGAGCTTGATTCTACATGGTCAAATCTTAAAAGATTACTAAACTaacattatggattgtggaaatctcatgattttaagtaaaaataattattttttttgaaagtttttgaCAATGTATATATGAAAATCTTATATCTAAAATTACCTTTGTTAAAGATAAAAAGGATTGTAGGTCTTATCTCCCACAAACTAAGAATTTTTTATCAATTATTGAAATCCATGATACTGCACTAGAAACCATATTAGATAtatatgatttttgaatttttttattgatatGGCTATGACAAAAAGAAACCTAGCATTGCTAGGTCGCGTGTGTTTGTTTTAAACAACACATGATATGCTTTGAGGATGATGAGAAGGGTGTCATTGTTTCTTTGGATTTAGCACAcagttcaacatatgtggaattagTCTACATTGAGTATGACATTGAAGATTTGTAGGAATCATTGTTTGCAAACAAGACATAATTGAGCTCTATGGAAAAGGTATTTTGTATTAGGAAGCATCATGGGGGGTCAATATACAAATGGTCATGGATACATGGCTCATTCAAGAATACAAACTAATGCGAAAAGATTGTGCCAATGTTTCTAATGAAACCATGTGCACCACTAGTTATATGGTCCTTAAACTAGTTAAGTGAACCAAAATATTATAGTATGAGTGCACAAACAAGTGCCAacacaaaagaagaataaaaaaatcatttagaaCTACCTAAATTATTCAAAATTGGGTTCTAACATCATAGCCTATTCCCAGGCACAAATGTTTCCAAATATGAAGAACTAAATATTGATTCGATGGGGTATCCAACCCTATATAATATTGTATAACTATGGAGAGTGCATTCTTGGACAAGCACAAGTGACTAAGTTGGAATGGTTCCATAGGAGcatttatgtatatatttataggATCTGGAAAGCCTTGTAGATTGGAATAAATGGAGTGTATTTTACATGCTCACATGTGAAGGTATCTAGGTTCCTCAAGTGGAAAATGTAACAAGTAGTTGCGGGTAAATAAATTAGCTTCTCTTTTGAGACTCATGCTTGTCTAATACTTGGAGAAAGAATTGGATGGGAACCACTTGGTAACAACTAACTATTAGTTTGTAACAAATTTTTGGCTTGCATGACCCAAATCCTAGAGGTGGGTGGGCCCTCAAATGTGTGTATTGCATCATTTTTTAAACAATTAAAGTCGCTAATGGTAATGCACATAATATTTGGCAAGAAGGACCTACACACTTAAGATCAAATAGAAGGGTATTTGGTAGATAATGATTATTTTGAGAAATGTATAGTTTCAAATGGTGAAGGTTGTGAAATTCAACCTCTATCCAAATAACCAATCAAATgatgagatacaaggcttggaACACTACAACATGAAAATATGAAATTAAGTTGCATTAATATGGAAATATCGCACTTAGAccttcttctttatgatgctaGAAATTAGCCTTCATATCACTCTTATTAACATTggcttatgtgaacttataacaacaataaaCAATGAATAACATCACTATAATGTAGCAATAATGAGGCACAAATCAAGAAAATAAGCTCATCACATAACacatgatttacatggagaaacccttgcaaGAAAAAACTCCACCAATAAAGAGAGGTCAAGTATGCAGtatcaataaataaatatgattACAATACACTCTttcattctcctctttgcctccaacATGGCATCACCAGTGTACTTGTGAACAACCTCTGTATGCCTCTCACCTATCCATGTTCCTACAAAGTAACTCCACATTCAGTTATTCCTTCTTTAATTCTACATGCAAAGAGTTGTTTATGTAGAATGATAATAGCTTCAAAAGCACCAAACAAGGCATCCAAAGAAGGCTCTTCATTCAAACGTCCCCAAACCTTGGATTGCCTCCACATAATACAAAAGGACATTAGTTTTGGCTCCAACATTTTCCCTCCAACTTGGATGCCCAAACAtggaagataaacattacattaattgTAATACAGAACAAAGTACAAAGAGATGCTTATTGTCCCTTCTAAGCACCCACTTGGAGAAGTTTGAAAGACATTTATTTATCCACTTCTTATGTCATTAATTTTCTCATTCTAGGAATCCACACATGgagataataatattaaataattgtgctcACAACCCACCTTTACTGCTACTAGTCGagcccatcaccccttatgaatgtattgcaAATAATAGTGAGaagaaatattacaaattatttttccaatacactgtaagtgccttaggacactttccaaaGATGTTGGAATCATATCATAGGGTTTGcaaggtagatgacaccttaaAGTTAATAGAATGCACAAAACAAAAACACAACACAAAAGAGATGTGCAAGAAGAAAAGGATGTCAAAGTGACATATCACACAACATTCGAAGTGGAGAAAAATGGAGTGTGCCTTGGTGGTGTCGTGTTACTAATTCTAGCAAATATGATATCATATATTGTGCTATTAAAGACAATACACATCAACACCGATACAATAGTAGATCTAAAAATGGTTGTTATAAAGGGATTATTAGGAGGAGGAGCTAGTGCATGCAACTAATTTATTGCATGAATATTAAGATCTAATTTATAGAGGCTATCCAGAAATGAAGGGTTACACACTTCTCTCAAAAAGATGTAAATTTGATTAAAACCAAGTTCCAAATTGGTCAAGAAGCatccaaacaaatcaaatccaAACATGTGAATGAAGGTAGAGAAAAAATATAAAATGCTAGAAGCCAATGCCATTTTCTAGCGGATAAATCCTTGTGGGCAAGTCCTATGGTAATTTCTATAAAAAAAGATGGCATAAATTTTCTTTAACCATAAAACTTAGAccttaaaatatttttaaagataaTATTTGTAGTTAAGGCATGTATTGCATCTCACAAATCAAGTCCATTTctataaaatttcaaaaataaacatCCATGTCCAAAATAATAGATCCAATCAAGATCCTACTTCCTATAATGTGTTGTACATATCTCCAATCACAGTTAGAATTGCCACTAGTTTGTAAAACTCAATACACATTTGAGTCGTAGGTCTAGTTGGCTAATTTATTAtattcaaattttcacaattatCAAGTGCCAAATTAATGATTGAAGGGtaagaaaaaatattctctatGTTCCTAAGTGAAACTCATTCATGTCTCAAGTGTTATTTGACTAACACATTTTAATGCACATCCAAGTGTTACTAGGCCAAACATAGTACTTTGCATTGTGTCAAATGTCACTTGATTAAGTACACCAAACATGCATGGCTCAAGTGTAATTTGGCATTATCACGAGTTCTTCATCAATCAAGTGTTACTTCATAATCATGATGCTGAGTAACAGTAAGACTTGTTAAGCCTTCCTTTTACTCACATGTTCCTTTTATTTTGTATCAAGTGCTATTTGATCAAATTTGAACATCTTAAGTTCCTTTGTTCTTCATTGATTGCTATTTGATCATTAAAGAACCTTGATTATATTAAGTCATGTTTTAACCCTTTATGTAATGGTTGAATGATTCATCTATGTACTAAGTATTATTTGTACTTGATAGTATTCTTACTAGTTTAGTCTCACCTTAAAATATTTGTTTAACTAGCTAAGTTTCCACACATCTACCTATATTATTGGTTTTAAAATTAAGTTTGCACCACAATTAGGTTTGTCCAAATGTTTGATCCAAACCAACTTATGTTATTGTATACAAATAAAATTTGTCTTGTTATTTTGAGATAAGATTAACTACTTTCTTAAGTATCTCCAACAATTGTTAGCATCCTATTTGGTTCTAAATGTATGAATACACATTTGAGTTCCCAAAGATTATTTTTTAAACATCTTAACTTACAACTATCCTTTGTGAAATTGGTAAGacaaataattcaaaaaattgataCATTATAATTCTAAACTAAATACTTTTTCTTTACCAAGTGTTCATAGAATTTTCTGCTAGGACTAAACCTAAACATACCATTATTGTATGTTTTAATCTAAGAATTTAATATTATACTACTTAGCCATTTGTATTATACCACatttccccttttaacatacttaAATATGTATACTTGCCATTGACATACACTATAACCAAAGTACATAATCACCCTTACCTTATCAAATGTAATTATTAATTGGTCATAGTTATAAGATAACAAATTAGGAATGATTATTCAACTCATTATATTAACTTAAGACATGCTTAAGCGATCCAACTACCTTAGATGGTATAGTCTACtagtataataaaaatatatagtcACGACATGAAGTCCTATTAGGGATTTCATTACATAAAATTACTCATCACACCAGTTACATCTACTTCAAGAAGCAAGGTAAAGCCTCTTCTCCAATTTTTTAATTGCTTATATTGCTACAAGAAAAGTTAAATCTATCCAAATGACACTTTAAAAAGAGCAATAATTGGCATCCAAACAACCAACACACACTTGAGCTATTTTTATCACAACAAGGATGATCGCATATTCTACCAGGATTTATGATCAATTTGTAAGTCTTAACATCTACGAAATGGTAAAATTTCAACCTAATAACTTCCTTTATAATTTTTTCTTCAATCTAGTGGACATAATACACTTAATACACTACTTATACTTAGAAGTAGAAGTGAAATAAAAACTAGAAGGAAATTAAAACATTCACCCCTAAGCCTTATAAACTTGACATTACTTGGTGCTTGAGGAGGCAACAACATAAGACATATAGCATTGTATGGAGAATGTCCACTACTCAATGATTTATAGTCATAATGACTCCCCATGTACAATGGCCAATAAAGTTATAAGAAGAGATTTAATGCAAAGGCTTCCATCTATAGTTACCTTATCGCCTTCAAGGAAAACATTTCTAGTGATCtacataatataaaatataaatttatcatAGTCTAATTTGTCATCGTAAGACTGCATTATAATCAAAAGAAAAATACAATGGAGTGCTAAGATCCATACATAGTGACATAGTTAAATAAATACATTGTGTTTTGTTTATGAAGAACTCGATCATCTCAAATATCCATGGAAGTAACCTTAAATTCCACCCTTTCAATCAATAAGTAAAAACAACATATCCAATTTAAAGTTTACTAAGATCATATACAAAATAATGTGTCTATGCTAAACCTCTATCCAAATATTATACATGAACAAGACACCAAAAATGAACCATAACACACATTCTAGACTACCCAATTGAGAGATCCTAACAAACATATACACATTTACTTCCTTGCATCAATAACTACCACTTTCACCTTTCATAGAGAAATATTCTATAACAACTAATTCTACGAACAAGCACTTTCAAAGAGCTATATAGAACTCACAAAACCAAGCATCTAAAAATAGACACATGATGCAGAACATTATTGCTCAATGTGCACAACCCTACAATAGGGTGTCTAAACAATCTAAAAGAGCTTTGTGCTATGAAAATATGAATGAATTATCATCTTTTAACTAAAACTACTCCTGTTTTTTTATCTTAATCAAATAGCTCCAATTATCTTATTTTGTTCAAGCATTCTTGAGCTTATTAAGAGTTTGTGGGTGCTAATTGACACCAATTAAAAGTTACTTTCCACCCATGAACCCCTATCTAGGTATGTATATTCTAACACCATTAAGCTTTATGTTTGGCAAATAGAGAAAAAATGTATAATGGGGCCATGTTATGACATTTATTAGAAATAAAtgtaaaaataagaaaaatagaaaACCAGAAAACCAATTCAAGGGGGTGAcctcaaataattaaaaaataatatatgaaTTCAATATTAAAAGTTATGATGACATGGAAGAGATTTCTACCTTATTTATAGTTGTAACTATAtagggacacaccctttcatcctAGCTAAGAGGGGTTGAGGTAATAAATAAGACTGATGTTAGGGTTAAGCATGCTATAGGTGCTTATCATTATTATACTTTGGGACACACACACAGGAACTGATGTTAGGGTTAAGCATGCTAAAATTGCTTATCATTATTATACTTTGGGACACACACACAGGAACATAACATTCCCATCCCTTTTGTAAAATAACTGCCCTCAATGCTTAGCAACTCTAGAATATTCTATACAAAATTATCCTCATTCCAATGTGCATCTTCAATTCAAAAT includes:
- the LOC131039052 gene encoding probable WRKY transcription factor 21, whose protein sequence is MEDQVMGDIEKIEVATRAGIDSTHRVLSILLQQDQWNSNNASAMANLCMAAEDAIATFQRVVSLLGPQTRKGHARIRKGPIQSPGNCAKAFMEAPNLLHLDGFGPYISSASVCPSPPQLGQVRQFIPSHNASTVFSMNALHHHQQQLFQQQLNLQTELMLKNNSYMKFGNSISCTPTFSSTKSFMSSLSMDGSVANDKPLLPFHHQLMQTSQEDTLLSSSKRKCSGKGDESGGGKCRSSGRCHCSKRRPLRVKRSIRVPAISSKLADIPPDDYSWRKYGQKPIKGSPHPRGYYKCSSVRGCPARKHVERCLEDPSMLIVTYEGEHNHSRKLSGSPNLVMHT